A stretch of DNA from Verrucomicrobiia bacterium:
AATGACGGCCAGGAACACAATCAAGATGGGTTCAAGGAGGGAAGTCATGGCGCTCACGGCGTTATCCACGTCGTCATCGCACTGGTCGGCAATCTTCAGCAGCATGTCGGGGAGCGCGCCGGTTTGTTCTCCCACATCCACCATGCCCACCTGGACAGGCGTAAAAACGCGGGACTGACGCAGCGGGGCCGTCACCGTATCTCCTTGTTTCACGCTCGCGTGAATTTGCTGCACCAGCCGGCCCACCACGACGTTGCCGGCCGTCTCCTTCACGATTGTCAGGGCCTGCAACACCGGCACGCCGCTGCTCAACAAGGTTCCCAACGTCCGCGTGAGCCGGGAAATGGCTGATTTCCGGAAGACCGGACCGAGGATTGGCGCCGCCAGTTTCAAGCGATCGAAACTCCAGCGGCCCCACCGGGTGCGAACACCCAGCGCCATGGCGGTCACCAGCCCCAGCAGGAACAGGCCAACGAGCGGCGCCTGGTGCCGGAACAGATCACTCAGTTGCATGACAAACTGGGTAAAGGCGGGCATTGGGGCGCCGCCGAGCAGTCCGGCAAAAACCTCCTGAAAACGCGGCACGATGAAGACCATCATCAAGACCAGAATGCCCGCCGCCACGATCATGACGGACACCGGATAAAACAGGGCCGCTTTGATCTTACCTTTGATCTTCTGCGCCTTCTCCAGGAACTCGGCCAGGCGCCGTAACGTTACTTCCAGGGCGCCACCCACTTCGCCGGCCCGGACGAGATTGACATACAACGCGTTGAAAATTTGCGGGTGCGCCGCGATGGCCTCCGTCAGCGAGCCGCCGCCTTCGATGGCGGCGCCAATCTCGGTCAGCACGCGTCGGAGGCGGGGATGCGTTTCCTGTTGTTCCAGAATCCGCAATCCGCGCAGCAGCGGCATGCCCGCATCGATCAAGGTCGCCAGTTGACGGGTGAACGAGGCCAGCGTCCGGGCCTTTACCCTGTTGAAGGGCAGCGGAATGCTCACCCGGGTCAAGCGGACGAGCGTGGGGCGGCGTTCGGCCCTGCGCGGCGCGGCCGGAGCGGCGGGCGGTTCGCGTTGCGCCAGTTTGACGGGGAAGAGCCCCATGTCGCGCAGGCGCTGCAACGCCTCGCTCTGGCTGGCCACCATCAGGGTGCCGCGGAAGGGGTGCCCCGCGGCATCCACGGCTTGATAGGCAAAGTGATTCATAAGCGTGAGCGGGTTTGGCTTCGCACGGGCGTTTGTTCTTTCCTTTCGACCGGTCAAAACGCGCGGCCTCACGCCGGCGCCTTGCGGTTCCGGAACGACCGTGAAAAAATCGAATCTCGCCGCCGGGTTGCGTTGTCCTGGAACGCCCGCCGGCGGACGCCGATTGAAGCATGCTGTTGCGCTGGTTTGAACATTCACTGACGTATCACCCGAGCCGGGCGCTCGTCGCCCACGGCACGGCGCTGGGGCGCGATTGGGAGGATGTGACTTTTGCCGCGAGTGACGGCGTGAAGCTGCACGGTTGGTTTTTTCCGGCAAATGTTCGAGGCGCGCGGCAGCTCGTCGTGCTCGTGTGTCACGGCAACGGCGGCAACATCAGCCATCGGCTGGAGCTTTGCCGCCTCCTGCTTGAACTGGGCGTCGGCGTTTTTGTGTTCGACTACCGGGGCTACGGGCGGAGCGAAGGGAAGCCGGATGAAGCGGGCACCTACCTTGACGCCCAGGCCGCCCATCATTGGTTGCAGCAAAAAGGCTTTGCCCCGGCGGACATCCTGGCGCTGGGCGAATCACTGGGCGGCGGCGTTGCCGCCGAGCTCGCGTGCCGCGAAACGTTGGCGGGCTTGGTCCTGCAAAGCACCTTCACCAGCCTGCCCGATGTGGGTGCGGAACTGTATCCGTTCCTGCCGGTGCGTCTTTTGGGTCGCATTCGCTACGACACCCGGCGCAAGCTGCCCCGCATCCACGTGCCGGTGCTCGTCATGCACAGCCGTGGCGACCGGCTGATCCGCTTTCATCACGCCGAACAGAATTTTGCGGCAGCCAACGAACCGAAGTTGTTTTGGGAACTGACGGGCGATCATAATGACGGCGCGACGGAGGACTCCGGCTTCGCCGCCGGCATGGGGCTGTTCCTGCGCCAGCTGGGCGGAAATGCTTGAGAGCATGGCACCGATCACCCATTTGCTGGCCAGTTGGATTGTCGCCGCGAAAACGACCGACAATCCGCGCGACTGCCGGCTCGTGACGCTCGCCGGTCTGGCGGCGGATCTGGACGGGCTGGGATTGTTTTACGACGTGGCTCACAACGCCCTCACGCACGGCGAATCGTTTCGTTATTACCAGACGTATCATCATTTTCTCCTGCACGGTCTGGCGGGCGGTTTGGCCATCGCGCTGGTGGCGGCGGCGCTGGCGCGTCGCCGCGGCCGGGTATGGCTGTTGGCGTTGCTGGTGTTTCACCTGCACCTGCTTTGTGACTGGTTGGGATCACGCGGTCCGTCGCCGCAGGATTTATGGCCGATCTATTACTTTGGACCCTTTGCCAACGACCCAATGTGGATTTGGCGCGGACAGTGGCCGTTGGATGGCTGGCAGAACCGGCTGATTTCCGTGTTCCTGTTGGTTTGGTCCTTTCGCCTCGCACTGGTGCGGGGTGAGTCCGTGGTCGGCGTATTCAATCGACGGGCCGATGCCGTGTTCGTCGGCGTTCTGCGCAAATGGCAGACCGGCCTGACCGCCAAATTCAATTCCAGCCAGTCATGAACGCCGCGCCAAAGCTTTCCACGCCCGCCCGGCCGCGCTTGAAGCTGACCATCACCGCGGCCGCCGAAACGGCCGTGCGCGGTGGACATCCGTGGGTGTATGCGGACAGCATCCGCGCCCAAAACCGCGCCGGGCAGACCGGCGAACTGGCGGTGATTTACGACCGGAAGGACAAATTTCTGGCGGTGGGGTTGTTCGATTCCGGGTCGCCCTTGCGCGTTCGTGTGCTGCATGTGGGCAGGCCGCTGACCCTCGACGCCGCGTGGTGGCAGCAACATTTGCAGGCCGCCCTCGCGCGCCGGGTCGGCCTGGCCGACGCCCAAACCAACGGCTTGCGGCTCATCAACGGCGAAAGTGACGGCTGGCCCGGCCTGGTGCTGGACCGCTATGACACGACCTTGGTGATGAAGCTTTACACGGCGGCGTGGCTGCCGCGCCTGGCCGAGGTGCAGGCGTGGTTGCTGGCCTCGCTTTCGCCGGTCCGGCTCGTGTTGCGATTGAGCCGCAACATTCAGATGACAGCGGCACAACAGGGCGCACACGACGGACAGGTCCTGCACGGCCCACCCGTGGCCGGCGCGGTGATTTTCCAGGAAAGCGGTCTGCGTTTTGAAGCCGATGTGGTGCGAGGGCAAAAAACAGGCTTCTTTCTCGATCAACGCGAGAACCGGCGCCGCGTGGAAACCTTCGCGGCGGGCGCGGATGTGCTGAATGCCTTCAGTTTTTCGGGCGGCTTTTCACTCTACGCCGCGCGCGGCGGCGCGACTTCCGTGACGGACCTCGACATCAGCCCGCACGCCCTGGCGGCGGCGGCGCGGAATTTTCAATTGAACCAGGGGGATCCGCGAGTTGCGCGCTGCCGGCACACCGCCGTTCAGGCGGATGCCTTCCAGTGGGTCGAGCAGGCGCCGCCGGCCCGGTTCGACGTGGTGATTCTCGATCCGCCGTCCCTCGCGAAGCGTGAAGCCGAACGCGCGGGGGCCATTCAGGCCTACGGCAAACTGGCGGCCAATGGCATCCGGTTGTTGCGGCCGCGCGGCGTGCTGGTCGCGGCCTCGTGCTCCGCGCACGTCAGCGCCGGGGAATTTTTTGGCGCCGTGCGGGCCGCGGCGCGGTTGGCCGGCTGGCGATTTGAGGAATTGGCGACGACGGGCCACGCACCCGATCACGCCGCGACGTTTGCGGAGGCGCAGTATTTGAAGTGCATTTACCTGCGTTTTGCCTGAGCGGCAGGCTCCGGCGGTCAGCCCTTGTGCCGGGCCATCTGCCAGACGATGTGTCCGCCGTGGGCAAGCGCGATGACGAGGAGGATGAGGCCGGAGATGCGTTCCATGCGCAGGAGGCTTTGCGGCCGCAACCGGCCGCGGCCCTTGGCGCAGAGCCAGCTGAGGCCCGTAAACCAGCCGCCAATGCTCAACGCCACACCGCCGATGCACGCGAGCTTGCCCTGCCAGTCGGGGGTGACCCACTCGCGGGAAATGAAGTTCGCGGCCAGAATGATCCAGCCCAGCAGCACGCCGGGATTGCCCAGCACGTTGACGAAGCCAATCATGAAGGCCGAGTGCGGGTGAAATTTTTCTTCGAGCCGCTGTTCGAGGGCGTCCGCTCGCTTGTTGATGTGCAGGGGCGCCTCCACGGTTTTGGCCAGCATGAATTTCAGCCCGATGGCGAGCATGAATACAAAGCTGCACAACTCCATCGCCGCCTTGACGATGCCGCGTTCAAAAAACGAGGCAAATCCGGTGAACGCAAAGAAACAGTAGATGACCTCCATCAGGGTTGCGCCCAGACCGATCATGGCCGCCCACTTGAACCCCCGGCGGGCGCCCTCGTTCATGATGGTGAGGTTCACCGGCCCGACGGGGATGCACAGCACCAATCCGCTGATGAAGCCGGTCAGGCCGGCCAAAATCGTGGGATGCAGTTCATCCATGATCAGCGGCGGGGGGCGGGAGGTTCCGGTTCCTCTTCCTCATCTTCCTCCTCGATGGCGTGCTGGGCGCGGCGGGGAATCCAGGGCCGGACGAACCCGTAGAGGAGGTAGGTGACGAACACGGCGGGCGCCAGAATCGGCAGCACCCGTTTCCACGTGATGACGAAGAAGCCGATGCTGATGACGATGATCAGCATTTTGAAGAAGCTCCGTTTGGCGCGGAAGTCGAGCGATTTGAAACTCGGGTATTTGACCTCGCTGACCATCATGGCCGAGAGAAACACCATGATCACGGGCAGGGCAAACCGCCATGGGCTGTGCGCGACTTCGCGGAACTGCTTTTCGTCCCACCACAACAGCAGAAGCGTCAACGACGCCACCAGTCCGGCGGCGGCGGGAATCGGGAAGCCGAGGAAATGCTTGCTGCCGCCCGAGCCGGACATGGCGGCCATGCAGTTGAACCGCGCGAGCCGGAACGCCCCGCAGATCACGTAGGCCGAGGCGATGAACCACGCGATTTCAGGGTGATCGGCAAACACCGGCTTCAGCACGATGCGATGCACCAGGAAGGCCGGCGCGACGCCGAATGAAACAATGTCCGCCAGCGAATCGAACTCCCGTCCGAACGGACTTTCCGCGCCACCCATGCGCGCCACACGGCCGTCCAGCAGGTCGAAAATGCAGGCCAGCAGGATGTAGAACAGGGCATGACGGATGGCGGTGTTGAAATCGGGCGAACTGAGGTTGGCCTCCACAATGCGGGTCAGGGCGAGGAAACCGCAGAAGAGGTTGCCCGCCGTCATCAGGTTCGGCAGAAAATAAATCTTCAGCCGGGCGCTGCTTTCAACGTCCTCGGGAGCCGGAGCAGGAGAGGCCATGAGGTTATTCCAGGACGGCCAGCACGGTTTCCCCGCCCACCGCGCGGTCCCCGAGCTTGACCTTGATTTTGGCCGACATCGGCAGATACACGTCCACGCGCGAGCCAAACTGGATGAGGCTGATGCGCTGGCCGCGTTCCACCTCGTCGTCCGTGTCAATCCACGGCACCAGCCGGCGGGCGATGAGGCCGGCGATCAGGCGCACGCCCACTTTTTCGCCGCTGGGGTCGGTGGCGGTGATGCCAATCAGCACGTTTTCGTTGTGTTCCGCGGATTCGGTCTTCAGGGCGTTCAGAAACTTGCCCTCCGTGTATTTGAAAAACGTGACCTTGCCGCTGACGGGCGCGTTTTGCACATGGACATTGAAGACGGAGAGAAAAATGGAAATGCGCCGGCACTCGCCGTCCATGAAGCGCGGTTCGTGAACGGTGTCGATGACATCCACCTTGCCGTGTCCGGGGGAAACCACCAGGCCGGGCCCGCCGGGCACCCGGGGCTCCGGATCGCGAAAGAAATAAAGCGTGAACAGGACGAACGGCACCCAGACCAGAAAGAGGCCGCAGGAGACGATGGTGAAAATCGGCGCGATCAGGATCGCGAGAATGCCCATCAGCACCATGGCCGCGAGGACCACAAAGGTCCAGAGGATCATGCGCCACGCGGCCTTGCGGGCCTTGCCAGAGTTTTTCATCGGCTTCAGCTTAGGCCGTTCATCCGAGCGCATCAAAGCGGAAAATGCGCCGCCGGTTCACTGCCGGGACGCCGGCTCATTCGAGGAAAAGCTCCGGCGCCGACTGGTGGGCGAGCGCCTGGCAGCGGCGCAGGATTTCCGCGGCGGATTCGCATTGCAGGGCAAATGCGGCAAGCTCGCGCGCCTCGCTGATCTTGAGCCGGCGGATGAGGAACTTGATCTGAGGCACCGTGGGCGGCGCGGCGCTCAATTCATCGACGCCCAGCCCGAGCAGCAAAGGCACGAGCACGGGATCGCCGGCCATTTCGCCGCAGACACCCGTCCAGATCCCGGCTTGATGCGCGGCGTCCACGGTCAGCTTGATCAGCCGCACGATGGCCGGATGGGTCGGCTCGTAAAGGTGCGCGATCTTCTCGTTGGTCCGGTCCACGGCCAGCGAATATTGGATGAGGTCGTTGGTGCCGAGGCTGAAGAATTTCACCCGGCGCGCCAGCGTGTCCGCGATGACGGCGGCCGACGGGGTTTCGACCATGATGCCAATTTCCAGCTGGTCATCGAACGGCAGCTTTTCGGCGCGCAACTGGGCCTTGCACTCTTCGAGCAGCGCATTCGCCTGCGTCAGTTCGTCCAGACCGGACACCATCGGATACATCATTTTGATGTTGCCGTGCGCGCCGGCCCGGAGGATGGCGCGGAGCTGGGCGCGGAACACATCCTTTTCCTCGAGGCAAAAGCGGATCGCCCGCCAGCCGAGGAACGGGTTCATCTCGTCCGGCACGTCGGTGTGGGAATGGAATTTGTCGCCGCCCAGATCCAGGGTGCGAATGACAACCGGGGCCGGCTTGAGCGCCGCGGCCACCGCCTGGTAGGACTCGTATTGTTCCTGCTCCGACGGCGGCTGCTCCTTGTTGATGAAAAGATATTCGGTGCGGAACAGGCCGACGCCCTCGGCGCCGCTTTCCAGAATGGCGGCCGAGTCATCCGGGTTTTCAATGTTGCCGGAAAGCGTGACCAGATGTCCGTCGAGCGTGACCGCCGGCTTGCGCAGGTTGTCGCGCAACCGCTCCTGCAGCGATTTCTGGCGCCGCGCAATCTGGCCATACTCAAAGAGTGTCTGGTCGGTCGGATTGACGATGATCAACCCGTTGACACCGTCCAGCAGCACGTAATCGCCGGTCTCCAGCGTTGCGGTGATGCTCTTGAAGCCGACCACGGCGGGGATTCGCATCGAGCGGGCCATGATGGCCGTGTGCGACGTGCGGCTGCCCACGTCCGTGGCAAACCCGAGCACCTTGTCGCGCTCCATCTGCGCCGTCTGCGAGGGGGCGAGATCATGCGCGACTACGATGCACGGTTCCTTCAGCAGGTGCCGCAGGTCGCCCTCGTCGCCGTTGCCGAGGAGGTTGTTCAGCACGCGCGCGGCAATGTCCCGCATGTCGGCCGCGCGTTCGCGCAGATACTCGTCGTCCACGGCGGCGAGCGAGGCGGCGTAACGTTCGGCAATCGTCTGGTAGGCGTAATCCGCGTTCGCCTTCTCATTCTGGATGAGATTCAGGACCTCGTTGTTGACTTCGGGATCATCGAGCACGAGCAGGTGGGCCTCGAAGATGCCGGCGTGTTCGGTGCCCATTTTTTCCGTCAGGCGCCGCTGCACGTCCAGAATCTGCTGCCGGGTCTGGACCAGCGCCTGTTTGAAGCGGTGAACCTCCTGCGGCACCTGGCTGTCGGGAATCTGCTGCCGGGCCGTCGCGGCGTGGGCCTTGCCCAGAACGATCACTCTTCCCTGGCATACGCCGGGGGAGACTGCAATGCCATGAAAGATTCTCTCACCGGATTGCGGATTGTCTGGCATTGGCAAAAGCATTGCGGAAATGCCCCGCCGTTGAAAAGCATTTCTTGGCCTTTTGGCCGTTTTTGAGGCGTTTGCGGCCGCCGGGGCGGCGGCTTCGGTGGGTGCCGCGGGAGAAATCACTTGCCATCTGTGGCCCAATGCGCGTTCACTTTGTAGCATTCCCGGAAAGGGTTTTCATGAAAACCAAGCCTTCAACCAAACGGCACGGTCTGCTCGCCGGCGGTAACTGGATCATTGACCAGGTCAAACTCATCGACACCTATCCACCGCCGGAACGCCTCGCCAACATCATCGCCCAGCACCGCGGCAGCGGCGGGGCACCATATAACGTGCTGCTGAATCTGGCCCAAAGCGCCGCGCCGTTTCCGTTGTATGCCGCCGGGCTGCTGGGCAAGGACGCCGCCGGTGCGGACATCCTCGCCGACTGCAAGCGGCACAAGATCGACACCAAACATCTCGGCACGACGCCCAAGGCGGCCACCTCGTTTACCGACGTGATGACGGAGCAGGGGAGCGGTCGGCGCACGTTCTTCCACTCGCGCGGTGCCAATGCGTTGTGGACGGGCGACGATCTGAATTTTGCCAGCCACAAGGCACGGCACTTTCACTTGGGCTACCTGCTCCTGCTGGATGCGCTCGATGCGCCCGATGCAAAGTTTGGCACCAAGGCCGCCAAACTGCTCGCCGCGGCCGTCGCCGCCGGAATGAAGACCAGCGTGGACGTGGTGAGCGAGGAGAGCGACCGCTTTGCGAAAATTGTCGGGCCGGCACTCAAATTCACGGATTACCTCATCATCAACGAACATGAGGCCGGCAAGATCACCGGGTTCAAGGTGCGCGAGCCGGACGGCAAGCTCGACACCGTCACGTTGCGACACGCGGCCGGCGCGCTCCTGCAACAAGGCGTGCGCGAACTGGTCGTGCTGCATTTTCCCGAGGGCGCCTTCACCCGCACGCGCCGCGGCGACGATGTCTGGCATCCGTCGGTGAAACTGCCACCCAAGGCCATCGCGGGCATGGCGGGCGCGGGCGACGCTTTCTGCGCCGGCTTCCTGCTCGGGGTTCACGAAGGCTGGGAAACAAAGCGTTGCCTCGAGGCGGGCGTCTGCGTGGCCGCCGCGTGTCTTGCCGAGCCAACCTGCACCGGCGGCGTAAAGTCATTGAACACCTCGCTCGCGTTGGGCAAGAAATACAAATTCCATCCACCGCTGGAGCCGGAGATTTAATCCGCACGCGGCTGCCCTGCGATCCGGGTGGCCGGCGGGAGTCAGCCGTCGCGCGCTGGCCTGACGTCATTCGGGGCGGGCTGAGAATTGTCTGCCCTTCCTTCCGTCGGCTTTCCTGTTTCCGCCGATTCTTTCGGCAGTTCTCCCTTGGCCATTTGCAGGTGCGGCGCGGCGCCGTCCAGATCCTCGTGGAGGCGATAGACCCAGGCTTCGCCCCAGAAGAGGTTGCAGCTCGTCTCGGCGCGGAGCAGACGCCAGCGGGCCTGTTCAAGCGCGTGCGTGAACGCATGGGATTCGAGCTTGAGTTCCTTCGCCCGGGCTTCGGTCGCGTGCAAATTCGCGCTGAAATCGTGGAGGCGTTGCAGCGCGTCTTTCTGCAGCTGCGAGCCGGTCCACTGGAGAAAATCCACCCCGTGATGCCAGCCGGTATTCCACGCGCCGGTGCGCACGGTCACTTCGCCGTGCGCGCCGTATTGGTCAAGGTAATCGTGGATGAACGTGGGTTGCACCTCGGTCTGGCCGGCGCGAACACGGTCGAGCAGCTCGCGGTAGCAGACATGCCAGAAATTTCCCTTCTCGCTCGTGTTGCGGAACCAGCCGCCGTTGTCGCCGTCGGTGGCGGTGAGGACGAGCGGTGGGAAGTCACAGAACTTCGTGCGCTCGTGCAGCTCGTGCATGAACCAGCCCGCGTCCATGCCGGAAAGCTGCGCGTCGGAAAGCTCACGGTCGCGCACGACGACAATGATTTCCTCGCCGCCGTAACGCGCGATGTGGGGACGGTAGCGCAGTTCCTCCCAACGCATCTCGCCGACGGGCTCGACGTGGTGGCTGTCCACCATCACGTAGCGGTAGCCCATGCGCTTGAGCAGCGGGATGAGCTCCATGCAGAAGCCCATCTCGGACGGCCAGAAGCCGTGGAAATCTTTCCGCCAGAAAACGTGCTCGGCGATGCCCCGCCAGCGTTTGAGCTGTTCCTCGCGGTCCGCCGCGGGAATCAACGCGAGCACGGGATGATAATAACCCGTGCCGAGGACATCGAAAAGCTGCCGGTTCTGGAGATGCCAGAGCAGGTCGCCGCATTTGACGATGCCGAAAACGCGTTCCTGAAATGTCGGATCAATCAATGTCTCCAGCAGCGTGCCGGACATGGCGAGGTGGACGCGCGCGACGTCTTCGTAGCCCCATAACGCGCGCGGCATGCGGTCGAGCGCCCAGAGGATTTCCTTGGCCTCCCACTCGTTGTTGTCGAGCAGCCACTGCAAATTGCCCGGAGGCTGATGCAGGTTCAGCGTGAGGGCGTGGAAGATTTTGCGCATGATGAGGTGAAGTTAGAACGCACTGGGGCTGCGGCGGCGTGCAAATCGGCAGGAGCGCCGGTCTGTGACCGGCTTAGGGGATTCAAACTGCCTTTGAGCGCACGCATTTGGTCGAAGGCGGGAGTCATTTGTTTCGCCACGGTCTAAGCCGACTACAAGTCGGCGCTCCATCTCCTTGCGGGGCGCCACTCTTTGAGCGGCTTCGCGCTACCGGGTATTTCAACCGTCCAAGCTCATCGCGAAACCGCGCGCTACTCCAGGGCCATTCCTTCGCTTCACGCACGAGCCCGGCTTTCGCGGGATTGTTTTCGATGTAACTCACCGCCGTTCGGTGGTGTGCATTATTCTCGATCACAGTGTCGAGATACTCGCGTTCCCAGAATTCGCCGCGGCGTCCGAGCAGCTTGTTCGCTTCATGAGCGACAAAGGCCTTCCAACTCTTGATCAACTCCGACAGCGGCGTGTCCCAAACATCCACGAGCGCATGCAGGTGATTCGGCATGATGACCCAAGCGGCCAGTGCGTAACGTTGACCATCAAAATGGCGCAACGCACCCTCCGCCAGGCTGGCGATGGCGGGCTGGCGTAACCAGCAATCACCAAGGCTGCGATCCAGATACTCCTCCAGTTTTCGCCGCCGCTCGCGAAGATTCTCGATTTGCAGCAAATGCTCCCATTCCCGACGACGGCTTGCTGGCAAAGAATCGGCGAGGCGTAAGGTGATGATTTGTGTGATGCCGGGCGCATCGTAATGAGGCAGATAGCTGCGTTGATGCCAGCCTAAGAATCCTTTTGCTTTGGCATCCTCATCAAGTGGGACTGCCCACGACTGCTTGCCGGTGACTAGCTGTTGCAGGCCGGGATTGTAAGGGGGTCGTGAAAGCTGCGAACACTTGGGAGCGCCGGCCTGTGACCGGCTTTGGGCGGGAATGCCTTGAGTTTTGTCCCGCTTAGTTTGCATCGCACGCGGGATGGTGGTCATGAGGTTTAAGCCGACAACATGTCGGCGCTCCTGCGCGCAGGTTCAGCGTGAGGGCGTGGAAGATTTTGCGCATGGGTTATCGGCAAAGTAAGCAGCCCAGAATGCTCATGGGAAAAATTGTTCCTTCAACGACCGGCACACTCCGTCAAGACCGGGGAAGAGCGATGCAGCGGTGACGCCCATGTAGGCAAGGTCTCGCATTGCAAACTCTCGCTCCAATCTTGGTATGTCGATGATTGTTAAATACTGCCTCTTGTTAATTCGTTCCCTAAATCTAATCCATCCCTCAATGTCTTCGACGTTACTGAAGGCATGCACAGACTGCTGTGGCAGGTGTCTGGGGTTGTTGTGAGCCGGAAACTCTTCAACTGTGATTACGGGTCGCGGGTCGGCGAAATGTAACGCTTGAGCCGTATCGTTCTTCCAAGCCGTTGCGTCCAAAACATAGATGCGATGATTGTCGCTTGCTGGTTCGGTTTTAAGGCGGCTCGACAGGGCAAAATATGCGGCCACATACGGCGACCATGACCAATCAAGGAGCGGAGTCGGGAACCCGTGGTGCTGCGCTAAACTGAGAAGCGCACCGAAGTCTGCCGGGTTGCTTCGGTTGTATTGGCGAAAGCTAGTTGCATTTATGTGCTGCTCCAATCGTTTACAATCCTCCTCATTGTATCGCAGTAAATCATACCGATTCTCGCGGTGAAACGAGGTCTTAAGCCGGTGATTGCTTGAAGCTTGGCCTCGGAAAATATATTTACCGCGCCCTTTGATTAACTCTGCGGCGAACCGCTTAAACTCTTCCCATGATTGAATCTTGTCGGGTTGGCTAGGTTCGCTTTGCTTCAGTCGTGTCGCATTGAACGTGCCCGGTATCGACTGACCTCTATATTT
This window harbors:
- a CDS encoding glycoside hydrolase family 57; this translates as MRKIFHALTLNLHQPPGNLQWLLDNNEWEAKEILWALDRMPRALWGYEDVARVHLAMSGTLLETLIDPTFQERVFGIVKCGDLLWHLQNRQLFDVLGTGYYHPVLALIPAADREEQLKRWRGIAEHVFWRKDFHGFWPSEMGFCMELIPLLKRMGYRYVMVDSHHVEPVGEMRWEELRYRPHIARYGGEEIIVVVRDRELSDAQLSGMDAGWFMHELHERTKFCDFPPLVLTATDGDNGGWFRNTSEKGNFWHVCYRELLDRVRAGQTEVQPTFIHDYLDQYGAHGEVTVRTGAWNTGWHHGVDFLQWTGSQLQKDALQRLHDFSANLHATEARAKELKLESHAFTHALEQARWRLLRAETSCNLFWGEAWVYRLHEDLDGAAPHLQMAKGELPKESAETGKPTEGRADNSQPAPNDVRPARDG
- a CDS encoding transposase, whose amino-acid sequence is MTTIPRAMQTKRDKTQGIPAQSRSQAGAPKCSQLSRPPYNPGLQQLVTGKQSWAVPLDEDAKAKGFLGWHQRSYLPHYDAPGITQIITLRLADSLPASRRREWEHLLQIENLRERRRKLEEYLDRSLGDCWLRQPAIASLAEGALRHFDGQRYALAAWVIMPNHLHALVDVWDTPLSELIKSWKAFVAHEANKLLGRRGEFWEREYLDTVIENNAHHRTAVSYIENNPAKAGLVREAKEWPWSSARFRDELGRLKYPVARSRSKSGAPQGDGAPTCSRLRPWRNK
- a CDS encoding FRG domain-containing protein; protein product: MQASTNNLNQGKAPETIFGQWIGKFEGKSSQDGSFAFPGFATFNIERDRPQSGFACIDQGQQIHGSRKDFTLQIGAGNRITGQSASTIVFDWRKNETISVEESVRRQEGKVFYFEEITIDEGFIDATTLTCSWHGKYRGQSIPGTFNATRLKQSEPSQPDKIQSWEEFKRFAAELIKGRGKYIFRGQASSNHRLKTSFHRENRYDLLRYNEEDCKRLEQHINATSFRQYNRSNPADFGALLSLAQHHGFPTPLLDWSWSPYVAAYFALSSRLKTEPASDNHRIYVLDATAWKNDTAQALHFADPRPVITVEEFPAHNNPRHLPQQSVHAFSNVEDIEGWIRFRERINKRQYLTIIDIPRLEREFAMRDLAYMGVTAASLFPGLDGVCRSLKEQFFP